One window of the Chryseobacterium sp. CY350 genome contains the following:
- a CDS encoding UxaA family hydrolase, whose protein sequence is MQKKVLKVNPKDNVIVALLDLPAGESVHLDGTDYTILKDIKAKHKFAAVDFEDGDHILMYGVIVGKANQSIRQGEVITTENVKHQSAKVVGKTETLGWTPPNVDKWKDRTFMGYHREDGQVGTENVWLFFPLVFCENKNIETLKDIFEKELLHDKASKHQLLLRSLLNGGATVEVEEEEPDTRIFKNIDARFITHQGGCGGIRQDAEALGRLFAGYVNNPNVAGATVLSLGCQNLQVQIFMDSLHALAPNNKKPIVVYEQQKSGTIDEMLTGVIKDSYEGIKKANEIERKPASITKLNIGLECGGSDGFSGISANPVLGEVSDIMAAVGGTTMLAEFPELCGVEQELVNRCINDEDGVKFLKLMKDFEASVVAAGSGFDMNPSPGNIKDGLITDAMKSAGASKKGGAAPIVEVLDFTEYATKPGLNLLCTPGNDAECTTALVGSGATVVLFTTGLGTPMGNPITPVVKISSNTVLAEKMSDIIDFNAGTVISGEKTIPEAADELLELIINVASGEVKTKADVLNQNDFIPWRRGVSL, encoded by the coding sequence ATGCAAAAGAAAGTACTGAAAGTAAATCCCAAAGACAACGTTATTGTAGCGCTGTTGGATTTACCTGCCGGAGAATCGGTGCACTTAGACGGTACAGATTATACGATTCTTAAAGATATTAAAGCAAAACATAAATTCGCTGCCGTAGATTTTGAGGATGGCGACCATATTTTAATGTATGGCGTTATCGTTGGAAAAGCCAACCAATCCATCAGACAGGGCGAAGTCATTACTACCGAAAATGTAAAGCACCAAAGTGCAAAAGTGGTCGGCAAAACCGAAACTTTAGGCTGGACTCCACCCAATGTTGACAAATGGAAAGACCGTACGTTTATGGGCTACCACCGTGAAGACGGACAGGTAGGAACAGAAAACGTCTGGCTCTTCTTCCCGTTGGTATTCTGCGAAAACAAAAATATCGAAACGCTGAAGGATATTTTTGAAAAAGAATTGCTTCACGATAAAGCCAGCAAACACCAGTTGTTACTTCGTTCGTTATTAAACGGTGGCGCAACTGTTGAAGTTGAAGAAGAAGAACCGGATACAAGAATATTTAAAAATATCGATGCAAGATTCATCACGCATCAGGGCGGTTGTGGCGGAATCCGTCAGGACGCTGAAGCATTGGGGAGACTGTTTGCAGGATATGTCAACAACCCGAATGTGGCGGGAGCTACGGTTCTCAGCTTAGGGTGTCAGAATCTTCAGGTACAGATTTTCATGGATTCACTGCACGCATTGGCTCCAAATAATAAAAAACCGATTGTCGTTTATGAACAGCAAAAATCGGGTACCATCGATGAAATGCTGACCGGCGTTATTAAAGATTCATATGAGGGTATTAAAAAAGCCAACGAAATAGAGAGAAAACCTGCCTCCATCACCAAACTGAACATCGGTTTGGAATGTGGTGGCTCAGACGGTTTCTCAGGAATTTCTGCAAACCCTGTTTTGGGTGAAGTTTCCGATATTATGGCGGCAGTGGGCGGAACAACCATGTTGGCCGAATTCCCTGAATTATGTGGAGTAGAGCAGGAGTTGGTCAACCGTTGCATCAACGATGAAGACGGAGTAAAATTCCTGAAACTGATGAAAGATTTTGAAGCCTCTGTGGTTGCGGCAGGTTCAGGATTTGATATGAATCCGTCCCCAGGTAACATTAAAGATGGTTTAATTACCGATGCCATGAAATCTGCTGGAGCATCCAAAAAGGGCGGAGCGGCTCCAATTGTAGAAGTTCTCGATTTTACAGAATATGCTACAAAACCAGGTCTGAATCTTTTATGCACTCCCGGAAATGATGCTGAATGTACAACAGCGTTAGTTGGTTCAGGTGCAACAGTGGTACTTTTCACCACAGGTCTTGGAACTCCGATGGGAAATCCTATTACGCCTGTTGTGAAGATTTCTTCCAACACGGTTTTGGCAGAAAAAATGTCAGACATTATTGATTTCAATGCTGGTACCGTAATCAGCGGAGAAAAAACAATTCCCGAAGCAGCAGACGAACTTCTGGAACTCATCATCAACGTAGCCAGCGGCGAAGTAAAAACCAAGGCTGACGTTCTTAATCAGAATGATTTCATTCCATGGAGACGAGGAGTCTCTCTGTAA
- a CDS encoding DUF6236 family protein: MKRGIIASPAKMQRQSHNGVAVSSNITIQDLYYYILYYDKVVLPTNGMIHYAIPHEEMLISENIISRPRVNFPSWSTSSQVNLFLESQKIVANDLIKNDKDVDWILHQIGEELILGDKNVKEFNSLKVEINECLPVPTQETSIEDIIDFKRRRQSELDELHETLDSFYFEIINSPDKDFQSKKSLLKLKKVLENVNQVSNEKFSLSSKYNLVTELNFGNLITGLTSGVTLGFMTNPQIIPLTSIIGAALSFVSIKANKTISVEEAKEKIKLSYLANAKKEKII, translated from the coding sequence ATGAAAAGAGGAATTATTGCATCTCCAGCTAAAATGCAAAGACAATCACATAATGGCGTAGCCGTTAGTTCTAATATCACAATACAAGATTTATATTATTACATATTATATTACGATAAAGTTGTATTACCTACAAATGGAATGATTCATTATGCTATTCCACATGAAGAGATGCTAATTTCAGAAAACATTATCTCAAGACCAAGGGTCAATTTTCCGAGCTGGAGTACATCTTCACAAGTAAATCTATTTTTAGAAAGTCAAAAAATAGTTGCTAATGATTTGATAAAAAATGATAAAGATGTTGATTGGATTCTTCATCAAATTGGCGAAGAATTAATTTTAGGTGATAAAAACGTTAAGGAGTTTAATTCTTTAAAAGTTGAAATTAATGAGTGTTTACCAGTACCTACTCAAGAAACTTCTATTGAAGACATAATAGATTTTAAAAGAAGAAGACAGTCTGAACTTGATGAATTACATGAAACTCTAGATTCATTTTATTTTGAAATAATAAACTCTCCAGACAAAGATTTTCAATCAAAAAAAAGCTTATTAAAATTGAAAAAAGTCCTCGAAAATGTTAATCAAGTTTCAAATGAAAAATTTTCACTTTCATCGAAATATAATTTAGTAACAGAACTTAATTTCGGTAATCTGATAACAGGATTAACCTCTGGAGTGACGTTAGGTTTTATGACAAATCCTCAAATTATACCTTTGACATCGATTATAGGAGCAGCATTATCTTTTGTTAGTATTAAGGCAAATAAAACAATTAGTGTGGAAGAAGCAAAGGAAAAAATAAAATTAAGTTATTTAGCCAATGCTAAAAAAGAAAAAATTATATAG
- a CDS encoding endonuclease domain-containing protein: protein MKEILTLINGIPIRRNFVENLPYNPELKPLLHGKRKAGILSEVIFWNRVRAKCFHEIDFDRQRIIGNYIVDFYVKKLGLVIEIDGWSHDVKKDYDDMRQKYLESLGLKIFKANDFDVKNNLGKVVKDLEDFVVQNYGC from the coding sequence ATGAAAGAAATATTAACCCTAATCAACGGAATCCCTATCCGTAGAAACTTCGTAGAAAATCTCCCTTACAATCCCGAACTAAAACCATTATTACACGGAAAACGAAAAGCAGGAATCTTAAGTGAAGTAATATTTTGGAATCGAGTTCGGGCAAAATGCTTTCATGAGATAGATTTTGACAGGCAGAGAATTATAGGAAATTATATCGTTGATTTTTATGTTAAGAAATTAGGATTGGTTATTGAAATTGATGGCTGGAGTCATGATGTAAAAAAAGATTACGATGATATGAGGCAAAAGTATTTGGAATCTTTAGGACTGAAAATATTTAAAGCTAACGATTTTGATGTGAAGAATAATTTGGGTAAGGTGGTGAAGGATCTGGAGGATTTTGTTGTTCAGAATTATGGGTGCTGA
- a CDS encoding nuclear transport factor 2 family protein, which yields MNLPKVIAELVTSQNEFDSAAYADLFAENAQVSDEGKKHDGKAEIEKWIDKSKTDYKATMEPLNYDEKEDILSAKIAGSFPGSPLILKFHFKIADGKIQNLKVTG from the coding sequence ATGAACTTACCTAAAGTAATTGCAGAATTAGTAACGAGCCAAAATGAATTTGACAGCGCTGCCTATGCAGACCTTTTCGCCGAAAATGCCCAGGTATCTGATGAAGGCAAAAAGCATGATGGAAAGGCAGAAATTGAAAAGTGGATCGACAAATCCAAAACAGACTATAAGGCCACAATGGAGCCATTAAATTATGATGAAAAAGAAGATATATTATCGGCAAAAATTGCAGGATCATTTCCGGGAAGTCCTCTGATTTTGAAATTCCATTTTAAAATTGCTGACGGAAAAATTCAGAACCTGAAAGTAACAGGATAA
- a CDS encoding winged helix-turn-helix transcriptional regulator: MYERKIIPNLNCGLDLIGEVLYGKWKIRLLWFIDQGHQRPSELQRKIPDATRRVLNIQLKELEDHELITKKIYPVVPPKVEYSLTELGKSVIPVILQLGIWGDQNETHLRTVILKRLNAESDSLRLDE, translated from the coding sequence ATGTATGAGAGAAAAATAATCCCAAACTTAAATTGCGGTCTTGATCTGATCGGTGAAGTGCTTTACGGCAAATGGAAAATACGTCTGCTCTGGTTCATAGATCAGGGACATCAGCGACCGAGTGAATTGCAGCGTAAAATTCCTGATGCCACAAGAAGAGTTTTAAATATTCAGTTAAAAGAATTGGAAGATCACGAATTGATTACCAAGAAAATTTACCCTGTAGTACCGCCCAAAGTAGAGTATAGTCTTACTGAATTGGGTAAAAGCGTTATTCCGGTAATTTTGCAGCTCGGAATCTGGGGCGATCAGAACGAAACGCATTTGCGTACCGTTATTTTAAAGCGTCTGAATGCAGAAAGTGATTCCCTACGCTTGGATGAATGA
- a CDS encoding LacI family DNA-binding transcriptional regulator → MTKKNATIYDISRKLNVSVATVSRALNDNPRISQATKELVVKTAKEMNYKQNNLAKALKSGETKNIGIIVPYINTNFFSSVIRGIEEELSPHGYHVIICQSHEDVLTEKKHLNTLLNAQVDGIFMSVSRTTIDTEHIQHILNTTNTPIIFFDRKKDIPGISTVTIDDYRGGYMATEHLISEGYKNICHFAGDLNLEIYQNRLNGYKQALIDHKFQVKEESIISTGSSIDAGIDAVKKLWNSSSVPDAIFSASDSTALGACQELKKRKIKIPQEVAVIGFSNEPFTQFMELPMSSIDQTPLLMGNMAGQVFLDNIKDNSSGVSIEKKVVLAPKICVRKSSKRK, encoded by the coding sequence ATGACAAAGAAAAATGCCACCATTTATGACATTTCAAGAAAGCTGAACGTAAGTGTGGCAACGGTTTCCAGAGCGCTGAACGATAACCCGAGAATTAGCCAGGCAACAAAAGAGCTTGTAGTAAAAACCGCAAAGGAAATGAACTACAAGCAGAATAATCTTGCCAAAGCATTGAAAAGCGGAGAAACAAAAAACATCGGGATCATCGTTCCATATATCAATACCAACTTTTTCTCGTCTGTCATCCGTGGAATCGAGGAAGAACTTTCTCCCCACGGTTATCACGTCATTATCTGCCAGAGTCACGAAGATGTTTTAACCGAAAAAAAACATCTGAATACATTGTTAAATGCTCAGGTTGACGGAATTTTCATGTCTGTATCAAGAACTACAATTGATACGGAACATATTCAGCATATTTTAAATACGACCAATACACCTATTATTTTCTTTGACAGAAAGAAAGATATTCCAGGAATAAGTACCGTGACGATTGATGATTACCGCGGTGGTTACATGGCGACTGAACATCTGATTTCGGAAGGCTACAAAAACATCTGTCACTTTGCAGGAGATCTGAATCTTGAGATTTATCAAAACCGTCTGAATGGCTATAAGCAAGCATTAATCGACCACAAATTTCAGGTAAAAGAAGAAAGCATCATTTCTACGGGAAGTTCGATCGACGCCGGAATTGATGCCGTGAAAAAACTTTGGAACAGCTCATCAGTTCCCGATGCTATTTTTTCTGCGAGTGATTCTACTGCTTTAGGAGCTTGTCAGGAATTAAAGAAACGAAAAATAAAAATCCCTCAAGAAGTAGCTGTTATCGGTTTTTCCAATGAGCCTTTTACCCAATTTATGGAACTACCAATGAGTTCTATCGATCAAACCCCTTTATTGATGGGAAATATGGCAGGGCAGGTTTTTTTGGATAATATTAAAGATAATTCTTCTGGAGTTTCTATTGAAAAGAAAGTTGTACTTGCCCCTAAAATTTGCGTAAGGAAATCTTCGAAGAGGAAGTGA
- a CDS encoding Na+/H+ antiporter, which yields MHSLLPFLLAMVAVIVLLNMFAAKLRVAYPILLVVGGLAISFIPGLPVIKIDPDLIFFIFLPPLLFEAAWSISFKEMKKWWRIIGSFAFLVVFFTALSVALLTNYYIPGFTIALGFLLGGIVSPPDAVSTGAITKFVSIPKSTATILEGESLLNDASSLIIFRFALVAVGTGQFIWQDATMSFFWMVIGGAGIGLLLGWLFVKAHKILPTDAPSDIALTIIEPYIMYWIAEQFHSSGVLAVVAGGLYMSARRLKFLNSTSRIHAYSVWESLIFILNGIVFLIIGLELPEIVDGLKEDHIPLQTAIGYGVLVTVILIAARMISSYAALVATVIFRPSVQPHASSRARRWMMPLLLGWTGMRGVVSLAAALAIPVTLSNGEPFPHRNLILFITFVVILLTLLVQGLTLPYIIKRTQFFDGIFNEEDEETTKKKIKKDLKIHMHQFLKEKYQNELKDNAGMEMFLKHWEERTNATDDSWMNDLTKTIFIEMLEIQRDYLAELNKDPKINEEIIRQQLYQIDLEEERLKMI from the coding sequence ATGCACAGTCTTTTACCTTTTCTATTGGCAATGGTCGCCGTCATCGTTCTCCTGAATATGTTTGCTGCCAAACTGAGAGTTGCTTATCCTATTTTATTAGTCGTTGGTGGTTTAGCGATCAGCTTTATACCGGGATTGCCTGTTATAAAAATTGATCCTGATCTTATTTTCTTCATATTTCTTCCACCATTATTATTTGAAGCTGCATGGAGTATTTCCTTTAAAGAAATGAAAAAATGGTGGCGCATCATTGGAAGTTTTGCTTTTCTAGTTGTTTTCTTTACGGCTTTGTCAGTGGCTTTGTTGACCAATTATTATATTCCCGGATTTACGATTGCTTTAGGATTTTTGCTTGGCGGAATCGTCTCTCCGCCAGATGCTGTAAGTACAGGAGCGATTACGAAATTTGTCAGCATCCCAAAGTCTACAGCAACAATTCTTGAAGGTGAAAGTTTACTGAATGATGCTTCTTCGTTAATTATTTTTCGGTTTGCTTTGGTAGCAGTCGGAACAGGTCAGTTTATCTGGCAGGATGCGACGATGAGTTTTTTTTGGATGGTGATTGGTGGTGCAGGAATCGGGCTGCTTTTAGGTTGGCTTTTTGTAAAAGCGCACAAGATTCTTCCTACCGATGCACCCTCAGACATTGCATTAACGATCATTGAGCCCTATATTATGTACTGGATTGCCGAACAGTTTCACAGTTCGGGAGTTTTGGCAGTGGTTGCTGGTGGACTTTATATGTCTGCAAGGCGATTGAAATTTCTCAACAGCACCAGCAGAATCCACGCTTACAGTGTTTGGGAAAGTCTGATTTTCATATTAAACGGAATCGTTTTCTTAATCATTGGTCTAGAGCTTCCAGAAATTGTAGATGGTCTGAAAGAAGATCATATTCCTCTCCAAACCGCGATCGGTTATGGTGTTTTGGTTACAGTAATTCTGATCGCCGCGAGAATGATCAGTTCATATGCCGCATTGGTTGCTACTGTAATATTTCGCCCAAGTGTACAGCCTCACGCATCTTCAAGAGCACGACGATGGATGATGCCGCTTCTATTGGGATGGACAGGAATGCGTGGCGTAGTTTCTCTTGCTGCTGCATTGGCAATTCCTGTAACTTTGAGCAATGGTGAACCTTTCCCGCACCGGAATTTAATTTTGTTTATCACATTTGTAGTTATTTTATTGACCCTTTTGGTGCAAGGTCTCACATTGCCTTATATTATTAAAAGAACTCAATTTTTTGACGGTATTTTTAATGAAGAAGATGAAGAAACAACCAAGAAAAAGATTAAGAAAGACCTTAAGATTCATATGCATCAGTTTCTGAAAGAGAAATATCAAAACGAACTCAAAGATAACGCAGGTATGGAAATGTTTCTAAAACATTGGGAAGAACGTACAAATGCTACTGATGACAGCTGGATGAATGATCTGACTAAAACGATTTTTATAGAAATGCTGGAAATTCAGCGCGATTATCTTGCGGAATTGAATAAGGATCCTAAAATCAATGAAGAAATCATCCGTCAGCAATTATATCAGATTGATCTGGAAGAAGAACGGTTGAAGATGATATAA